In the Gossypium arboreum isolate Shixiya-1 chromosome 10, ASM2569848v2, whole genome shotgun sequence genome, one interval contains:
- the LOC128281382 gene encoding uncharacterized protein LOC128281382, protein MNIVANQSFLSFASIILLLSSIAIVGEARDPFNTLTPQNFAGGRVSNIFDIGLYVGAIKEAGPSRGEGHRFTGSRTIGGIKNGGPSIAEGQKLLNGLALGGLKDSGPSPGVGNKFTDERPSPGVGNKLIDSRTIGGIKDSGPSPGTGNKFTESGPSPGTGNKFTESRPSPGTGNKFTDSSPSPGTGNRFTNSGSSPGVGNK, encoded by the coding sequence ATGAATATTGTAGCCAATCAATCTTTTTTAAGCTTTGCTTCTATTATTTTATTGCTGAGCTCCATTGCGATTGTGGGTGAAGCTCGTGATCCTTTCAATACCCTGACGCCCCAAAATTTTGCAGGTGGAAGGGTTTCTAATATCTTTGATATTGGCTTGTACGTTGGAGCAATCAAAGAGGCGGGTCCGAGTCGTGGTGAGGGACATAGGTTCACCGGTAGTCGCACCATTGGAGGCATTAAGAACGGCGGCCCAAGCATTGCTGAGGGACAAAAGTTACTTAATGGTTTGGCTCTTGGAGGTTTAAAGGACTCTGGCCCGAGCCCTGGTGTAGGAAACAAGTTTACAGACGAACGTCCGAGCCCCGGAGTAGGAAATAAGTTAATTGATAGCCGAACCATTGGTGGCATCAAGGACTCCGGACCAAGCCCTGGAACGGGAAATAAGTTTACTGAATCCGGACCAAGCCCTGGAACGGGAAATAAGTTTACCGAATCCAGACCAAGCCCTGGGACAGGAAATAAGTTTACCGACTCCAGTCCAAGCCCTGGAACGGGAAATAGGTTTACCAACTCCGGCTCGAGCCCTGGTGTGGGAAACAAATAA